In the Cellulomonas sp. C5510 genome, ACTGGTTCAACACCACCGGCCAGTTCCCGTCGCAGCTCGAGGCCATGTCCGCCCCCGAGATCGCCGAGTCGACCAACCCGTTCTTCGGCGACCAGCAGGTCGGCAAGATCTACGGCGACCTCGCGGCTGCGGCCGGTGACGCCGCGGCCGGCGGCTACCGCGGCGAGAACTTCGCCGGCATCCAGACCCTCGTCACGGACGGCATCCGCCTGGTCGAGTCCGACAGCGCCACCGCGCAGGAGGCGTGGGACTCCGTGGTCGCGAACTTCGACGCCCTGGGCTTCGAGACCGCGAGCTGACCCGACGCGGCCGGCGCCCCCGCGAGGGCGCCGGCCGCGACCGGGGCTGCCGGCCGGTGTGCGCGCCGGCCGGCAGCCCGTCCACCAGACGCACGTCACGGAAGGCTCACGCATGTCATCCAGATCGGCGGCACCGGGTGCGGTGCGCCGCGTGGGGTGGGGTCAGCGGCTCTCGCGGTGGGACATCAAGGTCTCGCCGTACCTGTACGTCTCGCCCTTCTTCATCCTGTTCGCGGTCTTCGGGGCGTTCCCGCTCCTGTTCAACGTCGTCGTGGCCCTGCACGACTGGCACCGTCGCGCCGGCATGGGCGACTTCGTCGGGTTCGACAACTTCACGTGGGTGCTGAAGCAGCCGCTGTTCTGGCGCTCCCTGGAGAACACGTTCTCGATCTTCCTGTGGGGCAGCGTCCCGCAGCTCGTCCTCGCGCTGCTCATCGCGGCGGTGCTCGACCAGAACCTGCGCGCCCGGACGTTCTGGCGCATGAGCGTGCTGGTCCCGTTCGTCGTCATGCCCGTCGCGACGTCCATGATCTTCGGTCAGGTCTTCGGGCAGTTCGGGCTGCTGGTGCCGAACCTGCACGACCTGGGGCTGCTCACCGGGCTCGACTCGCCGTTCTTCCAGGACCGGATGCTGTCGCACATGGCGATCGGCTCGATGGTCGTGTTCCGGTGGACCGGCTACAACGCGCTGATCTTCCTCGCCGCCATGCAGGCCGTGCCGCGCGAGCTCTACGAGGCGTCCACCGTCGACGGCGCGAGCCGCACCCGGCAGTTCTTCTCCGTGACGATCCCGAGCATCCGGCCGACCATGATCTTCGTCATCCTCACGATGACGATCGGCGGGCTGCAGATCTTCGACGAGGCCCGCATGTTCGACGGCGGCGGCACCGGCGGCGGCAAGGGCGGCGCCGACAACCAGTGGACGACCGTCGTGCTCTACCTCTACGAGCTCGGCTTCGGCGACTGGCAGGACCGCCTCGGCCAGGCCGCGGCCGTCGGGTGGATCTTCGCGCTCATCATCGCCGTGTTCTCCCTGGTGAACTTCCTGCTCACCCGGTCCATCTCGTCCACGCAGTCGAAGGCGTCCCGCGTCACCCGCGCGCAGCACCGCGCGGCGGTCGACCGGGCGCGGGCCGTCGCGGCCGGGTCCCTCCCGTCGGGCGCGCCGGTCGCCGCGTCCGCGCCGCAGGGGCCCGAGACGGTGGCGGCACCGGCGGCAGGGCCGCCCGGGTCGTCCTCCGACGTCGACCCATCTGAGGAAGGAGTGCGGTCGTGAGCACCGGATTCATCGAGAACACCGCGGGCCGCGGGGCCGCCGCCTACGCCAAGAAGCGCGCCCGGCGCGGCCGGCCCGTCCCGCAGCACGAGTCGTCCGGCCGCCGGCCCGGGTGGGTCACGTACGTGATCCTCACGGTCGTGTTCGTGGTGTCCGTC is a window encoding:
- a CDS encoding carbohydrate ABC transporter permease, which translates into the protein MSSRSAAPGAVRRVGWGQRLSRWDIKVSPYLYVSPFFILFAVFGAFPLLFNVVVALHDWHRRAGMGDFVGFDNFTWVLKQPLFWRSLENTFSIFLWGSVPQLVLALLIAAVLDQNLRARTFWRMSVLVPFVVMPVATSMIFGQVFGQFGLLVPNLHDLGLLTGLDSPFFQDRMLSHMAIGSMVVFRWTGYNALIFLAAMQAVPRELYEASTVDGASRTRQFFSVTIPSIRPTMIFVILTMTIGGLQIFDEARMFDGGGTGGGKGGADNQWTTVVLYLYELGFGDWQDRLGQAAAVGWIFALIIAVFSLVNFLLTRSISSTQSKASRVTRAQHRAAVDRARAVAAGSLPSGAPVAASAPQGPETVAAPAAGPPGSSSDVDPSEEGVRS